One window of Leopardus geoffroyi isolate Oge1 chromosome B3, O.geoffroyi_Oge1_pat1.0, whole genome shotgun sequence genomic DNA carries:
- the WDR20 gene encoding WD repeat-containing protein 20 isoform X5, with product MYLYNVEHTCGTTAPHYQLLKQGESFAVHTCKSKSTRNPLLKWTVGEGALNEFAFSPDGKFLACVSQDGFLRVFNFDSVELHGTMKSYFGGLLCVCWSPDGKYIVTGGEDDLVTVWSFVDCRVIARGHGHKSWVSVVAFDPYTTSVEESDPMEFSGSDEDFQDLLHFGRDRANSTQSRLSKRNSAESRPVSVTYRFGSVGQDTQLCLWDLTEDILFPHQPLSRARTHTNVMNATSPPAGSTGNSVTTPGNSAPPPLPRSNSLPHSTVSSAGSKSSVADGAIASGVSKFATLSLHDRKDRHHEKDHKRNHSMGHISSKSSDKLNLVTKTKTDPAKTLGTPLCPRMEDVPLLEPLICKKIAHERLTVLIFLEDCLVTACQEGFICTWGRPGKVGLLSSQNQASSPGGTVV from the coding sequence ATGTACTTGTATAATGTGGAGCACACTTGTGGTACCACAGCCCCCCACTACCAGCTTCTGAAGCAGGGCGAGAGCTTTGCCGTGCACACTTGCAAGAGCAAATCCACGAGGAACCCTCTCCTTAAGTGGACGGTGGGCGAGGGGGCCCTCAACGAGTTTGCTTTCTCCCCAGACGGCAAGTTCTTGGCGTGTGTGAGCCAGGACGGGTTCCTGCGGGTGTTCAACTTCGACTCGGTGGAGTTGCACGGCACGATGAAGAGCTACTTCGGGGGCCTGCTGTGTGTGTGCTGGAGCCCGGACGGCAAGTACATCGTGACGGGGGGCGAGGACGACCTGGTGACGGTCTGGTCTTTCGTAGACTGCCGAGTGATAGCTAGAGGCCACGGGCACAAATCCTGGGTCAGTGTTGTGGCGTTTGACCCCTATACCACTAGCGTGGAAGAGAGCGACCCCATGGAGTTTAGTGGCAGCGACGAGGACTTCCAGGACCTCCTCCATTTCGGCAGAGATCGAGCCAATAGCACGCAGTCCAGGCTGTCGAAACGGAACTCGGCCGAGAGCCGCCCCGTCAGCGTCACGTACCGGTTCGGCTCCGTGGGCCAGGACACACAGCTCTGCCTCTGGGACCTCACGGAAGACATCCTTTTCCCCCACCAGCCGCTCTCGAGAGCAAGGACACACACAAATGTCATGAACGCCACGAGCCCTCCCGCCGGCAGCACTGGGAACAGCGTCACGACGCCCGGCAACtccgcgcccccgcccctgccccgctccAACAGCCTCCCGCATTCCACCGTCTCCAGCGCCGGCAGCAAGAGCAGCGTGGCCGACGGGGCCATCGCTTCCGGGGTCAGCAAATTCGCGACACTCTCCCTGCACGACCGGAAGGACAGGCACCACGAGAAAGACCACAAGCGAAACCATAGCATGGGACACATTTCCAGCAAGAGCAGCGACAAACTGAACCTGGTTACTAAAACCAAAACGGACCCCGCTAAAACCCTGGGGACGCCCCTGTGTCCTCGGATGGAAGACGTTCCCTTGTTAGAGCCGCTCATCTGTAAAAAGATAGCACACGAAAGACTGACTGTGTTAATTTTTCTTGAAGACTGTCTAGTCACTGCTTGTCAGGAGGGATTTATTTGCACATGGGGAAGGCCTGGTAAAGTG
- the WDR20 gene encoding WD repeat-containing protein 20 isoform X3, with translation MRLVEILISVLTEAADLSKPIDKRIYKGTQPTCHDFNHLTATAESVSLLVGFSAGQVQLIDPIKKETSKLFNEERLIDKSRVTCVKWVPGSESLFLVAHASGNMYLYNVEHTCGTTAPHYQLLKQGESFAVHTCKSKSTRNPLLKWTVGEGALNEFAFSPDGKFLACVSQDGFLRVFNFDSVELHGTMKSYFGGLLCVCWSPDGKYIVTGGEDDLVTVWSFVDCRVIARGHGHKSWVSVVAFDPYTTSVEESDPMEFSGSDEDFQDLLHFGRDRANSTQSRLSKRNSAESRPVSVTYRFGSVGQDTQLCLWDLTEDILFPHQPLSRARTHTNVMNATSPPAGSTGNSVTTPGNSAPPPLPRSNSLPHSTVSSAGSKSSVADGAIASGVSKFATLSLHDRKDRHHEKDHKRNHSMGHISSKSSDKLNLVTKTKTDPAKTLGTPLCPRMEDVPLLEPLICKKIAHERLTVLIFLEDCLVTACQEGFICTWGRPGKVGLLSSQNQASSPGGTVV, from the exons ATGAGGTTGGTAGAGATTCTCATCTCCGTTTTAACTGAG gcTGCTGACTTGAGTAAACCAATAGATAAAAGGATATACAAAGGAACACAGCCTACTTGTCATGACTTCAACCACCTAACAGCCACAGCAGAAAGTGTCTCTCTCCTAGTGGGCTTTTCCGCAGGCCAAGTCCAGCTTATAGATCCAATCAAAAAAGAAACTAGCAAACTATTTAATGAGGAA AGACTAATAGACAAGTCACGCGTAACCTGTGTCAAATGGGTTCCCGGTTCGGAAAGCCTTTTCCTAGTAGCCCACGCCAGTGGGAACATGTACTTGTATAATGTGGAGCACACTTGTGGTACCACAGCCCCCCACTACCAGCTTCTGAAGCAGGGCGAGAGCTTTGCCGTGCACACTTGCAAGAGCAAATCCACGAGGAACCCTCTCCTTAAGTGGACGGTGGGCGAGGGGGCCCTCAACGAGTTTGCTTTCTCCCCAGACGGCAAGTTCTTGGCGTGTGTGAGCCAGGACGGGTTCCTGCGGGTGTTCAACTTCGACTCGGTGGAGTTGCACGGCACGATGAAGAGCTACTTCGGGGGCCTGCTGTGTGTGTGCTGGAGCCCGGACGGCAAGTACATCGTGACGGGGGGCGAGGACGACCTGGTGACGGTCTGGTCTTTCGTAGACTGCCGAGTGATAGCTAGAGGCCACGGGCACAAATCCTGGGTCAGTGTTGTGGCGTTTGACCCCTATACCACTAGCGTGGAAGAGAGCGACCCCATGGAGTTTAGTGGCAGCGACGAGGACTTCCAGGACCTCCTCCATTTCGGCAGAGATCGAGCCAATAGCACGCAGTCCAGGCTGTCGAAACGGAACTCGGCCGAGAGCCGCCCCGTCAGCGTCACGTACCGGTTCGGCTCCGTGGGCCAGGACACACAGCTCTGCCTCTGGGACCTCACGGAAGACATCCTTTTCCCCCACCAGCCGCTCTCGAGAGCAAGGACACACACAAATGTCATGAACGCCACGAGCCCTCCCGCCGGCAGCACTGGGAACAGCGTCACGACGCCCGGCAACtccgcgcccccgcccctgccccgctccAACAGCCTCCCGCATTCCACCGTCTCCAGCGCCGGCAGCAAGAGCAGCGTGGCCGACGGGGCCATCGCTTCCGGGGTCAGCAAATTCGCGACACTCTCCCTGCACGACCGGAAGGACAGGCACCACGAGAAAGACCACAAGCGAAACCATAGCATGGGACACATTTCCAGCAAGAGCAGCGACAAACTGAACCTGGTTACTAAAACCAAAACGGACCCCGCTAAAACCCTGGGGACGCCCCTGTGTCCTCGGATGGAAGACGTTCCCTTGTTAGAGCCGCTCATCTGTAAAAAGATAGCACACGAAAGACTGACTGTGTTAATTTTTCTTGAAGACTGTCTAGTCACTGCTTGTCAGGAGGGATTTATTTGCACATGGGGAAGGCCTGGTAAAGTG
- the WDR20 gene encoding WD repeat-containing protein 20 isoform X6 codes for MKSYFGGLLCVCWSPDGKYIVTGGEDDLVTVWSFVDCRVIARGHGHKSWVSVVAFDPYTTSVEESDPMEFSGSDEDFQDLLHFGRDRANSTQSRLSKRNSAESRPVSVTYRFGSVGQDTQLCLWDLTEDILFPHQPLSRARTHTNVMNATSPPAGSTGNSVTTPGNSAPPPLPRSNSLPHSTVSSAGSKSSVADGAIASGVSKFATLSLHDRKDRHHEKDHKRNHSMGHISSKSSDKLNLVTKTKTDPAKTLGTPLCPRMEDVPLLEPLICKKIAHERLTVLIFLEDCLVTACQEGFICTWGRPGKVGLLSSQNQASSPGGTVV; via the coding sequence ATGAAGAGCTACTTCGGGGGCCTGCTGTGTGTGTGCTGGAGCCCGGACGGCAAGTACATCGTGACGGGGGGCGAGGACGACCTGGTGACGGTCTGGTCTTTCGTAGACTGCCGAGTGATAGCTAGAGGCCACGGGCACAAATCCTGGGTCAGTGTTGTGGCGTTTGACCCCTATACCACTAGCGTGGAAGAGAGCGACCCCATGGAGTTTAGTGGCAGCGACGAGGACTTCCAGGACCTCCTCCATTTCGGCAGAGATCGAGCCAATAGCACGCAGTCCAGGCTGTCGAAACGGAACTCGGCCGAGAGCCGCCCCGTCAGCGTCACGTACCGGTTCGGCTCCGTGGGCCAGGACACACAGCTCTGCCTCTGGGACCTCACGGAAGACATCCTTTTCCCCCACCAGCCGCTCTCGAGAGCAAGGACACACACAAATGTCATGAACGCCACGAGCCCTCCCGCCGGCAGCACTGGGAACAGCGTCACGACGCCCGGCAACtccgcgcccccgcccctgccccgctccAACAGCCTCCCGCATTCCACCGTCTCCAGCGCCGGCAGCAAGAGCAGCGTGGCCGACGGGGCCATCGCTTCCGGGGTCAGCAAATTCGCGACACTCTCCCTGCACGACCGGAAGGACAGGCACCACGAGAAAGACCACAAGCGAAACCATAGCATGGGACACATTTCCAGCAAGAGCAGCGACAAACTGAACCTGGTTACTAAAACCAAAACGGACCCCGCTAAAACCCTGGGGACGCCCCTGTGTCCTCGGATGGAAGACGTTCCCTTGTTAGAGCCGCTCATCTGTAAAAAGATAGCACACGAAAGACTGACTGTGTTAATTTTTCTTGAAGACTGTCTAGTCACTGCTTGTCAGGAGGGATTTATTTGCACATGGGGAAGGCCTGGTAAAGTG
- the WDR20 gene encoding WD repeat-containing protein 20 isoform X4, with protein MSVTASSQSGQLIRERLIDKSRVTCVKWVPGSESLFLVAHASGNMYLYNVEHTCGTTAPHYQLLKQGESFAVHTCKSKSTRNPLLKWTVGEGALNEFAFSPDGKFLACVSQDGFLRVFNFDSVELHGTMKSYFGGLLCVCWSPDGKYIVTGGEDDLVTVWSFVDCRVIARGHGHKSWVSVVAFDPYTTSVEESDPMEFSGSDEDFQDLLHFGRDRANSTQSRLSKRNSAESRPVSVTYRFGSVGQDTQLCLWDLTEDILFPHQPLSRARTHTNVMNATSPPAGSTGNSVTTPGNSAPPPLPRSNSLPHSTVSSAGSKSSVADGAIASGVSKFATLSLHDRKDRHHEKDHKRNHSMGHISSKSSDKLNLVTKTKTDPAKTLGTPLCPRMEDVPLLEPLICKKIAHERLTVLIFLEDCLVTACQEGFICTWGRPGKVGLLSSQNQASSPGGTVV; from the exons ATGTCCGTGACCGCCTCCTCCCAGTCTGGCCAGTTGATCAGAGAG AGACTAATAGACAAGTCACGCGTAACCTGTGTCAAATGGGTTCCCGGTTCGGAAAGCCTTTTCCTAGTAGCCCACGCCAGTGGGAACATGTACTTGTATAATGTGGAGCACACTTGTGGTACCACAGCCCCCCACTACCAGCTTCTGAAGCAGGGCGAGAGCTTTGCCGTGCACACTTGCAAGAGCAAATCCACGAGGAACCCTCTCCTTAAGTGGACGGTGGGCGAGGGGGCCCTCAACGAGTTTGCTTTCTCCCCAGACGGCAAGTTCTTGGCGTGTGTGAGCCAGGACGGGTTCCTGCGGGTGTTCAACTTCGACTCGGTGGAGTTGCACGGCACGATGAAGAGCTACTTCGGGGGCCTGCTGTGTGTGTGCTGGAGCCCGGACGGCAAGTACATCGTGACGGGGGGCGAGGACGACCTGGTGACGGTCTGGTCTTTCGTAGACTGCCGAGTGATAGCTAGAGGCCACGGGCACAAATCCTGGGTCAGTGTTGTGGCGTTTGACCCCTATACCACTAGCGTGGAAGAGAGCGACCCCATGGAGTTTAGTGGCAGCGACGAGGACTTCCAGGACCTCCTCCATTTCGGCAGAGATCGAGCCAATAGCACGCAGTCCAGGCTGTCGAAACGGAACTCGGCCGAGAGCCGCCCCGTCAGCGTCACGTACCGGTTCGGCTCCGTGGGCCAGGACACACAGCTCTGCCTCTGGGACCTCACGGAAGACATCCTTTTCCCCCACCAGCCGCTCTCGAGAGCAAGGACACACACAAATGTCATGAACGCCACGAGCCCTCCCGCCGGCAGCACTGGGAACAGCGTCACGACGCCCGGCAACtccgcgcccccgcccctgccccgctccAACAGCCTCCCGCATTCCACCGTCTCCAGCGCCGGCAGCAAGAGCAGCGTGGCCGACGGGGCCATCGCTTCCGGGGTCAGCAAATTCGCGACACTCTCCCTGCACGACCGGAAGGACAGGCACCACGAGAAAGACCACAAGCGAAACCATAGCATGGGACACATTTCCAGCAAGAGCAGCGACAAACTGAACCTGGTTACTAAAACCAAAACGGACCCCGCTAAAACCCTGGGGACGCCCCTGTGTCCTCGGATGGAAGACGTTCCCTTGTTAGAGCCGCTCATCTGTAAAAAGATAGCACACGAAAGACTGACTGTGTTAATTTTTCTTGAAGACTGTCTAGTCACTGCTTGTCAGGAGGGATTTATTTGCACATGGGGAAGGCCTGGTAAAGTG